One genomic region from Chloroherpetonaceae bacterium encodes:
- a CDS encoding IscS subfamily cysteine desulfurase: protein MSLDLSRPIYMDNNATTPMDPRVLEAMMPYFTDKFGNAASRNHAFGWEAEEAVELAREQVAKAIGADAKEIVFTSGATESDNIAIKGAVEMYAEKGNHIITLLSEHKAVLDTCRRLEREGKATVTYLAPQPDGIVNLDELAAAFTDKTILVAIMMANNEIGVIQPMAKIGELCRSKGVLFFTDAVQSVGKVPIDVNAMKIDILAISGHKIYGPKGIGALYVRRKNPRVKLNGVIDGGGQERGMRSGTLNVPGIVGLGKALELALEEMPDEIKRLTYLRDKLRDGVMSQLEDVYVNGSMESRLPGNINMSYAYVEGEGLLMGLKGLAVSSGSACTSASLEPSHVLKALGVGDELAHSSIRYGLGRFTTEEEVDYAIKISVEAVNRLREMSPLYEMAKAGIDLKSVQWNHH from the coding sequence ATGTCATTAGATCTTAGCCGCCCGATTTATATGGATAATAATGCCACTACGCCAATGGACCCGCGTGTCTTAGAGGCAATGATGCCATACTTTACCGATAAATTCGGAAACGCCGCCTCACGAAATCACGCTTTTGGTTGGGAAGCAGAAGAAGCCGTTGAACTTGCACGCGAACAAGTTGCAAAAGCTATCGGTGCCGATGCTAAAGAAATTGTGTTCACCAGCGGTGCAACGGAATCGGATAATATTGCCATCAAAGGCGCTGTTGAAATGTATGCCGAAAAGGGCAATCATATTATCACCTTGCTTTCTGAACACAAGGCCGTCCTTGATACTTGCCGCCGTTTAGAGCGTGAAGGCAAAGCCACCGTGACTTATCTTGCGCCACAGCCCGATGGCATTGTGAATCTTGATGAACTCGCCGCAGCCTTTACAGATAAAACCATACTCGTGGCAATTATGATGGCTAATAATGAGATTGGGGTCATTCAACCGATGGCGAAAATCGGCGAATTATGCCGTAGCAAAGGCGTGCTCTTTTTCACCGACGCCGTTCAATCGGTTGGTAAAGTTCCGATTGATGTCAACGCAATGAAAATTGATATTCTTGCAATTTCAGGTCATAAAATTTACGGTCCTAAAGGCATTGGTGCTTTGTATGTTCGCCGCAAGAACCCTCGCGTAAAACTTAATGGCGTCATTGATGGCGGCGGACAGGAGCGCGGAATGCGCAGCGGCACGCTTAATGTTCCGGGAATCGTTGGCTTGGGCAAAGCCCTTGAACTTGCTCTTGAAGAAATGCCGGATGAAATCAAGCGCCTCACCTACCTGCGCGACAAGTTACGAGACGGCGTGATGTCTCAATTGGAAGATGTCTATGTGAATGGCTCGATGGAAAGCCGATTGCCGGGTAACATTAATATGAGCTACGCTTATGTTGAGGGAGAAGGGCTTTTAATGGGCTTAAAAGGGCTTGCGGTTTCGAGTGGAAGTGCTTGCACAAGCGCTTCGTTAGAGCCTTCACATGTGCTTAAAGCATTAGGTGTTGGCGATGAGCTTGCTCATTCCTCAATTCGTTATGGCTTAGGTCGCTTCACTACAGAAGAGGAAGTTGATTACGCAATCAAAATTTCCGTAGAAGCGGTGAACCGCCTGCGCGAAATGTCACCGCTCTATGAAATGGCGAAGGCCGGAATCGACTTGAAATCGGTGCAATGGAATCATCACTAA
- the iscU gene encoding Fe-S cluster assembly scaffold IscU: protein MAYSEKVIDHYNNPRNVGSLDNKDEAVGTGLVGAPECGDVMKLQIKVNEETGIIEDAKFKTFGCGSAIASSSLATEMLKGKSIEEAATIKNTTIVQELNLPPVKIHCSVLAEDAIKAAVEDFRKKQEVKRQKAQEALANA, encoded by the coding sequence ATGGCTTACTCAGAAAAGGTTATCGATCATTACAATAACCCACGCAATGTGGGCAGTTTAGATAATAAAGACGAAGCGGTTGGCACAGGTCTGGTGGGTGCACCCGAATGCGGGGATGTCATGAAGCTTCAAATCAAAGTCAACGAAGAAACAGGCATTATTGAAGATGCCAAGTTTAAGACTTTCGGATGTGGCTCGGCTATTGCCTCTTCCTCACTAGCCACCGAGATGCTCAAAGGAAAATCGATAGAAGAAGCAGCGACGATTAAGAACACTACGATTGTTCAAGAATTGAATCTTCCGCCGGTCAAAATTCATTGCTCCGTGCTTGCTGAAGATGCCATTAAAGCGGCTGTCGAAGACTTCCGAAAGAAGCAAGAGGTCAAGCGTCAAAAGGCTCAAGAGGCTTTGGCCAATGCTTAA